In a single window of the Rhopalosiphum padi isolate XX-2018 chromosome 1, ASM2088224v1, whole genome shotgun sequence genome:
- the LOC132927357 gene encoding uncharacterized protein LOC132927357 — MHIKGHHYLSSDGEWSIFGSDSEESQSEKKTSLNVCPVPAVESLAPRASIQICDTPQVVQPISARNSKIKVPAVESLAPRASKQKCGIPQVVQPISARNSKIKVPAVESLAPRASKQICDTPQVNISHSFNIISLSRPAFNKRPGLRHRSPTPNTDLASV; from the exons ATGCATATTAAGGGGCATCATTATTTGAGTTCAGATGGAGAATGGTCGATCTTTGGAAGCGATAGCGAAGAGTCACAGTCCGAGAAAAAGACATCTTTGAACGTGTGTCCAGTGCCGGCAGTAGAGTCATTGGCACCGCGGGCGAGTATACAAATATGCGACACTCCACAA GTAGTACAACCAATATCAGCTAGaaactcaaaaattaaagtGCCGGCAGTAGAGTCATTGGCGCCGCGGGCGAGTAAACAAAAATGCGGCATTCCACAA GTAGTACAACCAATATCAGCTAGaaactcaaaaattaaagtGCCGGCAGTAGAGTCATTGGCGCCGCGGGCGAGTAAACAAATATGCGACACTCCACAAGTAAATATTAGTCatagttttaacattatatcTTTGAGTCGCCCCGCTTTCAACAAGCGTCCTGGGCTCAGGCACAGGTCGCCGACCCCTAACACCGATCTTGCGTCGGTGTGA
- the LOC132931592 gene encoding DNA replication complex GINS protein PSF3 translates to MYRNIKPHYFSIDAIMAAQEKIQCSFIKKVEHVDFLDSINSDKDEESDPKIELPLWMVKVFLVGKSIQFDMPKAYNEIYRGVLTADANVVDLFKLCKHFYLFGKFLSQLEHREAYEVRRILIQTFIDRFKQTMDWAQNIDDNQPCFNRLDCLERSIFNDARVAQQHLNTYLTEGSGQMEIAAMILNYRKRKIHESRVLE, encoded by the exons ATGTACAGAAATATAAAACCACATTACTTCTCAATTGATGCCATTATGGCTGCTCAAGAAAAAATTCAATGTTCGTTTATTAAAAAGGTCGAACATGTTG attttttagattCAATTAACTCTGATAAAGATGAAGAATCAGATCCAAAAATTGAACTTCCCTTGTGGATGGTTAAAGTGTTTTTAGTAGGAAAATCAATTCAATTTGATATGCCTAAAGCATATAATGAAATTTACAG GGGTGTCTTAACAGCTGATGCTAATGTAgtcgatttatttaaattgtgtaagCATTTCTATTTGTTTGGAAAATTTTTATCTCAATTAGAACATCGAGAAGCATATGAAGTCAGAAGAATTCTAATTCAA ACTTTCATTGACCGATTTAAACAGACAATGGATTGGGCACAGAATATAGATGACAATCAGCCATGCTTTAATAGACTCGACTGTCTCGAGAGGTCAATATTTAATGATGCTCGAGTAGCACAGcaacatttaaatacttatttaactgAAGGATCAGGTCAAATGGAAATTGCTGCTATGATATTGAATTACAGAAAACGGAAAATTCATGAAAGTCGtgtattagaataa
- the LOC132917211 gene encoding endoplasmic reticulum metallopeptidase 1-like, giving the protein MIRAKNEPFSNFNSKLRFRTKSSKQYDILPKHVKDAAFKYENNSKGIRSIPAGSHHFLLCIVISVAIYTVLAILEKSLPEPVTISNEHNYPDRFVAERARNHLVKLTSMGPRPVGSKENEILAVQLLLDEIKSIIKQADPSHRVEWDLQRVSGAFSLQFLDGMTNVYRNVQNIVVKIGPVQTSRHSLLINCHFDSVVDSPGASDDGASCAIMLELLRVISRLKTPLKNNIIFLFNGAEENMMQASHGFITQHQWASSIRAFINMEACGAGGKEILFQVGPNHPWLLEAYSDTVPYPLASSMAQEIFQSGIIPGDTDYRIFRDFGRVSGLDFAWSANGYVYHTKLDTVDKIPLGTFQRTGDNMLPLILKLVNSVQISDVEKYSTGNLVFFDFLGIFIVHWSEVLSDIINISVIIISLLVILYNASHTHVTGFSVKDYFKSCFKCSSLTVLIWLATLFTIAVLSLTVVILDRRLSWFAQPAWLLFLYITPTVLVPMVLLVLFGRKFLWGKKGTHYPQSLMYCISRDGNQLLYIMILLLCVLLRIRSGFAVALFVTCNTISILLHNTILKNDYGYKVLWLHWACMLVPFVLSAYMIQAALLLVVPIMGRSGSGNHAESVMSLITSAMFTLVFSFYNPLVLLLQKVYTVFSSLAVVLFVSFLVLVFTPLGFPYSGDPNNLAPQRFMIAHVERSFYGYNGSLRDHQNGLWIVNLDVNSPQSVVRHAPDLMNARQISQDECNKELYCGLPYFIPVITFIWKTHWIDTKPLDVDIPLSLNLTYRDHRLNNVQRLSFSVVGPDHITFMLSVYDGIKLKDWSLSNGEPLKGPAWNGRPTYFVYYSCANDIIPWDFWIDIEVPKTHVGPQIEVGLSGHRMHGPHQYTPELKKLFNQLPQWTTTTGWASAYKSYTL; this is encoded by the exons ATGATTCGTGCCAAA aatgaaccattttcaaattttaattcaaaattacgtTTCCGAACAAAATCATCAAAACAATATGATATCTTACCAAAACATGTGAAGGATGCAGCATTCAAATATGAGAACAACTCTAAAGGAATACGATCAATACCTGCAGGATcacatcattttttattatgtattgtaatttcgGTTGCTATTTATACAGTTTTAGCTATACTAGAAAAAAGTTTACCCGAACCTGTGACAATATCTAATGAACACAATTATCCGGATCGATTTGTTGCGGAAAGAGCCAGAAATCATTTGGTTAAATTGACATCAATGGGACCTAGACCTGTAGGAAGCAAAGAAAATGAAATTTTAGCAgtgcaattattattagatgaaattaagtcaattattaaacaagCTGATCCGTCACATAGAGTTGAATGGGATCTACAAAGGGTTAGTGGAGCATTCTCATTGCAATTTCTTGATGGCATGACGAATGTATACAggaatgtacaaaatattgttgttaaaattGGTCCCGTTCAAACGTCTCGTCATAGTTTGTTGATTAACTGCCATTTTGATTCAGTAGTGGACAGCCctg gagCAAGTGACGATGGTGCTAGTTGTGCCATTATGTTAGAATTATTACGTGTAATATCACGCCTTAAAAcacctttaaaaaataacatcattTTTCTTTTCAACGGGGCTGAAGAAAATATGATGCAAGCATCACATGGGTTCATTACTCAACATCAATGGGCTTCTAGTATACGGGCATTCATCAATATGGAAGCTTGTGGTGCTGGCGGTAAAGAAATACTGTTTCAAGTTGGTCCTAATCATCCGTGGCTTTTGGAA gccTATTCGGATACTGTGCCCTATCCTTTGGCCTCTTCTATGGCTCAGGAAATATTTCAAAGCGGTATCATACCAGGCGATACTGACTATAGAATATTTCGTGACTTTGGTCGTGTTTCTG gtctTGATTTCGCTTGGTCAGCTAATGGTTATGTTTACCATACTAAGTTAGACACGGTAGATAAAATTCCTCTTGGTACATTTCAAAGGACTGGAGATAACATGttacctttaattttaaaactagtgAATTCAGTACAAATATCAGATGTTGAAAAGTACAGCACGGGAAATTTA gtgttttttgattttttgggTATATTTATTGTTCATTGGAGTGAAGTATTATCTGATATAATCAATATCAGCGTCATTATTATTTCTCTACTAGTAATTTTGTACAATGCTAGTCATACTCATGTTACag GTTTTAGtgttaaagattattttaaatcatgttttaagTGCTCAAGCTTAACTGTATTAATATGGTTAGCAACTCTATTCACAATAGCCGTATTATCACTTACTGTTGTGATTCTTGATCGCCGTTTGAGTTGGTTTGCTCAACCAGCTTGgctcttatttttatatattacaccaACTGTTTTAGTACCAATGGTTTTGTTGGTTTTATTCGGTCGTAAATTCCTATGG GGTAAAAAAGGTACCCATTACCCACAGTCCTTAATGTATTGCATTTCTCGTGATGGCAATCAACTGTTATACATTATGATTCTTTTGCTATGTGTATTATTGCGTATTAGGTCAGGATTTGCAGTTGCCCTCTTTGTTACTTGCAACACAAtcagtattttattacataacacCATACTGAAAAATGATTACG gcTATAAAGTATTGTGGTTACATTGGGCCTGTATGCTAGTACCATTTGTGTTATCTGCTTACATGATACAAGCGGCGCTTCTCTTAGTGGTCCCTATCATGGGTCGATCAGGATCTGGAAATCATGCTGAATCAGTTATGTCACTCATCACATCAGCTATGTTTACACTTGTATTCAGTTTTTAT AACCCGTTGGTGTTACTACTTCAAAAAGTGTACACTGTGTTTAGTTCGCTAGCAGTTGTGTTATTCGTTTCAtttttagtattagtatttacgCCGCTCGGATTTCCGTATTCTGGTGATCCCAATAATTTAGCACCTCAACGGTTTATGAtagca catgTCGAACGCAGTTTTTATGGCTATAACGGCTCACTGAGGGACCATCAAAACGGATTGTGGATTGTAAATCTGGATGTGAATAGTCCACAATCGGTCGTCAGGCATGCACCAGACTTGATGAATGCTCGTCAAATAAGTCAGGATGAGTGTAATAAAGAATTGTACTGTGGACTACCTTACTTCATACcagttataacatttatatg GAAAACTCATTGGATTGATACGAAACCATTAGATGTTGATATACCATTGAGTCTTAATTTAACATATAGAGATCACAGATTAAATAATGTTCAAAGGCTCTCTTTCTCTGTAGTtg GTCCTGACCATATAACATTCATGCTATCAGTGTACGATGGTATCAAGTTGAAAGATTGGAGTTTAAGTAATGGCGAACCTCTCAAAGGACCAGCATGGAATGGCCGTCCTacttattttgtgtattattcATGTGCCAACGATATTATTCCATGGGACTTTTGGATCGATATtgag gttcCAAAAACTCATGTGGGACCTCAAATTGAAGTTGGGTTATCTGGGCATCGAATGCACGGTCCACATCAGTATACACctgaattgaaaaaattatttaatcagcTCCCACAATGGACTACTACGACTGGCTGGGCTTCGGCTTATAAATCTTATACTTTGTAA
- the LOC132917230 gene encoding protein pigeon isoform X2, translating into MKHNHLNIKKQDQVVNQFSWAQWEPQHQCLFYIHYSNMANSNSDEASLSALQFHDEPHHETVLNVPLNLPNRKRTAENLSNGYFDIPVPLCVHDSMLDVRVLSDARGFVAVCHYYLYQGVSAPLANDHLRTVYLAFSVTLLHHGSVVHCNIAGVPMVRAYESRPIFTMQGDQHLLVHFPNMCTLLLDVGPDHEPNCHIVIPCADENRSWKSTIATTIGSAGTVVDLSTMAVFETKITKRHLIEAFKQPGAVLANQQAILHYFIVHRRDMDIVNQLLNSVVDNGLNINCSKLLQEILVGSAFAQVKRSLLSDAVSLARYLPITISKHNIPLEVKVNGYTLSLSQEMLENPRVMLLSPRQRLIPFRDDLWTRLWELLPGGSIIEDNATSRQEIPRFSNTTVAVKLNVSLVCYQPEVLSRCSTPLSPGGSMLANSIANIAISDLSHSFHSSSVQLPFVETDTSAASKQEHVISVNLRELSMHLLKQSSMRSNKLRNRSMSEPNAMHVHAVATKYASSQLEISRSLCAHLTLAAGVDTRLHKQIGFQLIDNIEDEQRRSLLMVLQRLIHAADTLAFPLPQGFPSFITYLGYKVMSATMFSQYVRCNTFLLNVDVMKKILADIIDNKEGVLKKLDLLQSLPHSRAKRLMNQWSHPMSVMLRAREHAAEILGGMSIRAPNYRRNVKYRSNSGVTSAFPSQNRMSPLETFLELLTAKAMLADIDYNLLVDATVASTKENVFN; encoded by the exons atGAAACat aaccatttaaatataaaaaagcaaGATCAAGTTGTGAATCAATTTTCATGGGCTCAATGGGAACCTCAGCatcaatgtttattttacattcattatTCAAATATGGCTAACAGTAATTCAGATGAAGCTAGTCTCTCCGCTTTACAATTCCATGACGAACCACATCATGAAActgtg ttaaatgtcCCACTAAACTTGCCAAACAGAAAGAGAACAGCAGAAAATCTTTCAAATGGTTATTTTGATATTCCTGTACCATTATGTGTTCATGACAGTATGTTAGATGTTCGTGTATTGTCGGATGCGCGAGGATTTGTTGCagtttgtcattattatttatatcaa gGAGTTAGTGCTCCGTTAGCCAATGATCATTTGAGAACAGTGTATTTGGCTTTTTCTGTTACTCTTCTGCACCATGGCAGTGTAGTTCATTGCAATATAGCTGGTGTACCTATGGTTCGTGCATATGAGTCTCGTCCAATATTCACCATGCAAGGAG atCAACATTTATTGGTGCACTTTCCCAACATGTGTACATTGCTTCTGGATGTAGGCCCTGACCATGAACCAAATTGCCATATTGTTATACCTTGTGCAGATGAAAACAGAAGTTGGAAGAGTACAATTGCCACAACAATTGGATCTGCGGGCACAGTGGTAGATTTATCTACAATGGCTgtatttgaaacaaaaattactAAGCGCCACTTAATTGAAGCTTTTAAGCAACCAGGTGCCGTACTCGCAAATCAACAAGCCATATTACACTATTTTATTGTACACAGGCGAGACATGGATATTGTTAACCAa CTTTTAAATTCGGTTGTGGACAatggtttaaatattaactgttcAAAGTTGTTACAAGAAATATTAGTGGGAAGTGCTTTTGCCCAAGTCAAACGTAGTTTACTGTCCGATGCTGTAAGCCTAGCGAGATACTTACCTATTACAAtatctaaacataatataccattagaagttaag GTGAATGGATATACACTTTCTCTTTCTCAAGAAATGTTAGAAAACCCAAGGGTTATGTTGTTGTCTCCTCGACAGAGATTGATACCATTTCGTGATGACTTGTGGACAAGATTATGGGAACTCTTACCTGGTGGGTCTATTATAGAAGATAATGCTACTTCAAGACAAGAGATTCCTCGTTTTTCAAACACGACTGTCGCAGTCAAACTTAATGTATCATTAGTATGTTATCAG ccTGAAGTACTTTCTCGATGTAGTACCCCTCTGTCACCTGGAGGATCGATGCTTGCTAACAGCATTGCAAACATTGCAATATCTGATCTATCTCATTCGTTTCATTCATCATCAGTACAATTACCATTTGTGGAAACTGATACCTCAGCAGCCAGTAAACAAGAACATGTCATCTCTGTT AACCTCCGGGAACTGAGCATGCATCTGCTAAAACAAAGTTCAATGCGTTCTAACAAACTGCGTAATCGGTCCATGTCTGAACCTAATGCCATGCATGTACATGCTGTGGCCACCAAGTATGCATCATCTCAGTTAGAGATCTCCAGATCATTGTGTGCTCATTTAACGCTTGCCGCTGGTGTAGACACAAGATTACATAAACAAATCGGTTTTCAACTCAT TGATAACATTGAAGATGAACAACGCCGATCACTATTAATGGTATTACAGAGACTCATACATGCTGCAGACACATTGGCTTTCCCATTGCCTCAAGGTTTTCCATCATTCATCACATACCTCGGATACAAAGTCATGTCAGCTACCATGTTTAGTCAGTATGTTCGATGTAACACATTTTTGCTCAATGTGGATGTTATGAAGAAAATACTAGCTG ATATAATCGACAATAAAGAGggagttttgaaaaaattagatCTCTTACAAAGTTTACCGCATTCAAGAGCTAAACGATTAATGAATCAATGGTCTCATCCAATGTCTGTCATGTTGAGAGCAAGAGAACATGCCGCAGAGATTTTGGGCGGTATGTCAATCAGGGCTCCCAATTATCGCCGCAATGTAAAATATCGATCAAATTCAG gtGTAACTTCAGCTTTTCCATCTCAAAATCGCATGTCACCACTGGAAACATTTTTAGAACTCCTCACAGCTAAAG ccATGTTGGCTGATATTGATTACAACCTTCTCGTCGACGCTACTGTGGCATCTACAAAAGAAAATGTGTtcaattaa
- the LOC132917263 gene encoding uncharacterized protein LOC132917263 has protein sequence MATMEDSYCSCSTTGADDSCSCDRSIVHVLDLATPRFEVVVRQPSSDHDKLPSKRSQRAYKSMTTSGKTDVVGVNATDRKRFTTSTEADVHCNDRAPTREQRSLHSSEVVQTADRDSCSSSTTDGPQAPNPQLQRATDPRTIDFYTSELQVTDQRRESRFCVTDDPHAAKFYAKDFCAVIMPNCSDEFDAVDLTVNDYRQRSVDSWEERGSTIDSAQVRSMENGTWGTRVQTGDARKQKISLWTRVKQCIRRRLCCQQR, from the coding sequence ATGGCGACGATGGAAGACAGCTACTGCAGTTGCAGTACGACGGGCGCAGACGACAGTTGCAGTTGTGATCGATCGATTGTTCACGTACTCGATTTGGCGACTCCACGGTTCGAGGTCGTCGTTCGTCAACCGTCGTCGGACCACGACAAACTGCCGTCAAAGAGATCACAACGTGCGTACAAATCGATGACTACGTCCGGAAAAACGGACGTGGTCGGCGTCAATGCGACCGACCGGAAACGATTTACGACCAGCACGGAAGCGGACGTGCACTGCAACGATCGTGCTCCGACCCGGGAGCAGCGCAGTCTGCACAGCAGTGAGGTAGTTCAGACAGCCGACCGAGACTCGTGCAGCAGCAGTACTACAGATGGCCCGCAAGCTCCGAACCCACAGCTACAGCGGGCTACCGATCCGCGAACTATCGACTTTTACACTTCCGAATTGCAGGTCACCGACCAACGGCGAGAGTCCAGGTTTTGCGTTACCGATGATCCGCATGCTGCCAAATTCTACGCTAAAGACTTCTGTGCGGTCATAATGCCGAATTGTAGTGACGAGTTTGACGCGGTGGACTTGACGGTAAACGACTACCGCCAGAGATCCGTTGACAGCTGGGAAGAGCGTGGGTCCACGATTGACTCGGCGCAGGTTCGGTCTATGGAAAACGGGACGTGGGGGACTAGGGTACAGACTGGTGATGCCCGGAAGCAGAAAATTTCGCTATGGACTAGGGTTAAACAATGCATACGTCGCCGACTGTGCTGTCAACAACGGTAG
- the LOC132917230 gene encoding protein pigeon isoform X1, with translation MTSILQKVLDIPSVLSHLLEVDIKDITNCKILGQEQNGEFILCWNLSGPGGSCTAVGLFFYTIKKIQVLIKFKHLVNIVQASINYKNSVLGYVTKEPFEDCMEYYRVFIIHLDYPNFEPVDLNVNNRRQTMIQFLYRKRKQPGNDRFLVFIHETSITLNQVEETDNVKNHLNIKKQDQVVNQFSWAQWEPQHQCLFYIHYSNMANSNSDEASLSALQFHDEPHHETVLNVPLNLPNRKRTAENLSNGYFDIPVPLCVHDSMLDVRVLSDARGFVAVCHYYLYQGVSAPLANDHLRTVYLAFSVTLLHHGSVVHCNIAGVPMVRAYESRPIFTMQGDQHLLVHFPNMCTLLLDVGPDHEPNCHIVIPCADENRSWKSTIATTIGSAGTVVDLSTMAVFETKITKRHLIEAFKQPGAVLANQQAILHYFIVHRRDMDIVNQLLNSVVDNGLNINCSKLLQEILVGSAFAQVKRSLLSDAVSLARYLPITISKHNIPLEVKVNGYTLSLSQEMLENPRVMLLSPRQRLIPFRDDLWTRLWELLPGGSIIEDNATSRQEIPRFSNTTVAVKLNVSLVCYQPEVLSRCSTPLSPGGSMLANSIANIAISDLSHSFHSSSVQLPFVETDTSAASKQEHVISVNLRELSMHLLKQSSMRSNKLRNRSMSEPNAMHVHAVATKYASSQLEISRSLCAHLTLAAGVDTRLHKQIGFQLIDNIEDEQRRSLLMVLQRLIHAADTLAFPLPQGFPSFITYLGYKVMSATMFSQYVRCNTFLLNVDVMKKILADIIDNKEGVLKKLDLLQSLPHSRAKRLMNQWSHPMSVMLRAREHAAEILGGMSIRAPNYRRNVKYRSNSGVTSAFPSQNRMSPLETFLELLTAKAMLADIDYNLLVDATVASTKENVFN, from the exons ATGACTTCAATATTACAAAAAGTATTGGATATTCCCAGTGTACTTTCTCATTTATTGGAAGTTGATATTAAAG ATATTACCAATTGCAAAATTTTGGGACAAGAACAAAATGGAGAGTTTATCCTTTGTTGGAACTTAAGTGGTCCGGGAGGATCTTGTACTGCAGTAGGATTGTTTTTTTACACCatcaaaaaaatacaa gttttaattaagtttaaacatttggtgaatatTGTTCAAGCTTCGATCAATTACAAAAACTCAGTTCTTG gctaTGTAACCAAAGAGCCATTTGAAGACTGTATGGAATATTATCGTGTTTTTATCATCCACCTCGACTATCCTAATTTTGAGCCTGTTGATTTAAATGTTAACAACCGTCGCCAAACCatgattcaatttttatacagGAAACGTAAGCAGCCAGGCAACGATcgctttttagtatttattcatGAAACat CTATAACACTTAATCAAGTGGAGGAAACTGATAATGTAAAG aaccatttaaatataaaaaagcaaGATCAAGTTGTGAATCAATTTTCATGGGCTCAATGGGAACCTCAGCatcaatgtttattttacattcattatTCAAATATGGCTAACAGTAATTCAGATGAAGCTAGTCTCTCCGCTTTACAATTCCATGACGAACCACATCATGAAActgtg ttaaatgtcCCACTAAACTTGCCAAACAGAAAGAGAACAGCAGAAAATCTTTCAAATGGTTATTTTGATATTCCTGTACCATTATGTGTTCATGACAGTATGTTAGATGTTCGTGTATTGTCGGATGCGCGAGGATTTGTTGCagtttgtcattattatttatatcaa gGAGTTAGTGCTCCGTTAGCCAATGATCATTTGAGAACAGTGTATTTGGCTTTTTCTGTTACTCTTCTGCACCATGGCAGTGTAGTTCATTGCAATATAGCTGGTGTACCTATGGTTCGTGCATATGAGTCTCGTCCAATATTCACCATGCAAGGAG atCAACATTTATTGGTGCACTTTCCCAACATGTGTACATTGCTTCTGGATGTAGGCCCTGACCATGAACCAAATTGCCATATTGTTATACCTTGTGCAGATGAAAACAGAAGTTGGAAGAGTACAATTGCCACAACAATTGGATCTGCGGGCACAGTGGTAGATTTATCTACAATGGCTgtatttgaaacaaaaattactAAGCGCCACTTAATTGAAGCTTTTAAGCAACCAGGTGCCGTACTCGCAAATCAACAAGCCATATTACACTATTTTATTGTACACAGGCGAGACATGGATATTGTTAACCAa CTTTTAAATTCGGTTGTGGACAatggtttaaatattaactgttcAAAGTTGTTACAAGAAATATTAGTGGGAAGTGCTTTTGCCCAAGTCAAACGTAGTTTACTGTCCGATGCTGTAAGCCTAGCGAGATACTTACCTATTACAAtatctaaacataatataccattagaagttaag GTGAATGGATATACACTTTCTCTTTCTCAAGAAATGTTAGAAAACCCAAGGGTTATGTTGTTGTCTCCTCGACAGAGATTGATACCATTTCGTGATGACTTGTGGACAAGATTATGGGAACTCTTACCTGGTGGGTCTATTATAGAAGATAATGCTACTTCAAGACAAGAGATTCCTCGTTTTTCAAACACGACTGTCGCAGTCAAACTTAATGTATCATTAGTATGTTATCAG ccTGAAGTACTTTCTCGATGTAGTACCCCTCTGTCACCTGGAGGATCGATGCTTGCTAACAGCATTGCAAACATTGCAATATCTGATCTATCTCATTCGTTTCATTCATCATCAGTACAATTACCATTTGTGGAAACTGATACCTCAGCAGCCAGTAAACAAGAACATGTCATCTCTGTT AACCTCCGGGAACTGAGCATGCATCTGCTAAAACAAAGTTCAATGCGTTCTAACAAACTGCGTAATCGGTCCATGTCTGAACCTAATGCCATGCATGTACATGCTGTGGCCACCAAGTATGCATCATCTCAGTTAGAGATCTCCAGATCATTGTGTGCTCATTTAACGCTTGCCGCTGGTGTAGACACAAGATTACATAAACAAATCGGTTTTCAACTCAT TGATAACATTGAAGATGAACAACGCCGATCACTATTAATGGTATTACAGAGACTCATACATGCTGCAGACACATTGGCTTTCCCATTGCCTCAAGGTTTTCCATCATTCATCACATACCTCGGATACAAAGTCATGTCAGCTACCATGTTTAGTCAGTATGTTCGATGTAACACATTTTTGCTCAATGTGGATGTTATGAAGAAAATACTAGCTG ATATAATCGACAATAAAGAGggagttttgaaaaaattagatCTCTTACAAAGTTTACCGCATTCAAGAGCTAAACGATTAATGAATCAATGGTCTCATCCAATGTCTGTCATGTTGAGAGCAAGAGAACATGCCGCAGAGATTTTGGGCGGTATGTCAATCAGGGCTCCCAATTATCGCCGCAATGTAAAATATCGATCAAATTCAG gtGTAACTTCAGCTTTTCCATCTCAAAATCGCATGTCACCACTGGAAACATTTTTAGAACTCCTCACAGCTAAAG ccATGTTGGCTGATATTGATTACAACCTTCTCGTCGACGCTACTGTGGCATCTACAAAAGAAAATGTGTtcaattaa
- the LOC132927365 gene encoding uncharacterized protein LOC132927365: protein MHIKGHHYLSSDGEWSIFGSDSEESQSEKKTSLNVCPVPAVESLAPRASIQICDTPQVVQPISARNSKIKVPAVESLAPRASKQKCGIPQVNSSHSFNIISLSRSAFNKRPGLRHRSPTPNTDLASV from the exons ATGCATATTAAGGGACATCATTATTTGAGTTCAGATGGAGAATGGTCGATCTTTGGAAGCGATAGCGAAGAGTCACAGTCCGAGAAAAAGACATCTTTGAACGTGTGTCCAGTGCCGGCAGTAGAGTCATTGGCACCGCGGGCGAGTATACAAATATGCGACACTCCACAA GTAGTACAACCAATATCAGCTAGaaactcaaaaattaaagtGCCGGCAGTAGAGTCATTGGCGCCGCGGGCGAGTAAACAAAAATGCGGCATTCCACAAGTAAATAGTAGTCatagttttaacattatatcattGAGTCGCTCCGCTTTCAACAAGCGTCCTGGGCTCAGGCACAGGTCGCCGACCCCTAACACCGATCTTGCGTCGGTGTGA